Proteins encoded in a region of the Streptomyces sp. NBC_00513 genome:
- a CDS encoding NAD(P)/FAD-dependent oxidoreductase: protein MPDILVVGGGFAGVWAAASAVRALREAGASHHSVTLVTPGNDLVLRPRLYEADPHTMRVPLDRVLGPIGVGRVAATVTGIDTVGRRVTTADTAGHELVLPYRRLILACGSRLVRPELPGADLLFDVDDIDSATALDTHLHGLPGEPVAPGRFTALVVGSGFTGLETATELVGRLRVIAAPHGATAEVRVVLVERAPVLAPGLGPGPRPVIVEALERLGVETRPATTLERVTPAGATLSDGAVLPTRTVVWTGGVVAAPLTALVPGARDPIGRLEVDEFLRVPGAPGVYAAGDTAAARADPDHLVLPSCQYAIPLGKHAGHNAAASLTGRTPAPFRPAPHVTTLDLGEAGAVSTTGWERTVRLTGAEAKTLKRTLTAQRIRPPLDDADELLRQADPAFRTRRTTPA from the coding sequence ATGCCGGACATCCTCGTCGTCGGCGGCGGCTTCGCCGGGGTCTGGGCGGCCGCGTCCGCCGTCCGCGCCCTCCGGGAGGCGGGCGCCTCCCACCACTCGGTCACCCTGGTCACCCCGGGGAACGACCTGGTGCTCAGGCCCCGGCTCTACGAGGCCGACCCGCACACCATGAGGGTCCCGCTCGACCGCGTCCTGGGCCCGATCGGGGTGGGGCGCGTCGCCGCGACCGTGACGGGAATCGACACCGTCGGGCGACGTGTCACCACCGCGGACACGGCCGGCCATGAACTCGTCCTGCCCTACCGCCGGTTGATCCTGGCGTGCGGAAGCCGTCTGGTGCGGCCCGAGCTGCCCGGCGCCGACCTGCTCTTCGACGTCGACGACATCGACTCCGCCACCGCCCTGGACACCCACCTGCACGGCCTGCCGGGCGAGCCCGTCGCACCGGGCCGCTTCACCGCCCTCGTCGTCGGCTCGGGCTTCACCGGCCTGGAGACCGCGACCGAACTCGTCGGCCGGCTCCGCGTGATCGCCGCACCCCACGGCGCCACCGCCGAGGTGCGGGTGGTCCTCGTGGAACGGGCCCCGGTACTCGCCCCCGGCCTCGGCCCCGGCCCCCGACCGGTGATCGTCGAGGCGCTGGAGCGGCTCGGCGTCGAAACCCGCCCGGCCACCACCCTGGAACGGGTGACCCCCGCCGGCGCCACCCTCTCGGACGGCGCCGTGCTGCCCACGCGCACCGTCGTGTGGACCGGCGGGGTCGTCGCGGCCCCGCTCACCGCGCTGGTCCCCGGCGCCCGCGACCCGATCGGACGCCTGGAGGTGGACGAGTTCCTCCGCGTCCCCGGCGCGCCCGGGGTGTACGCGGCGGGGGACACCGCCGCCGCCCGGGCGGACCCTGACCACCTCGTGCTGCCGAGCTGCCAGTACGCCATCCCGCTCGGCAAACACGCCGGGCACAACGCCGCCGCGAGCCTGACCGGCCGGACGCCCGCACCGTTCCGCCCGGCTCCCCACGTCACCACCCTCGACCTGGGCGAGGCCGGCGCGGTGTCCACCACCGGCTGGGAGCGAACCGTACGGCTGACCGGCGCGGAGGCCAAGACCCTCAAGCGGACCCTCACCGCGCAGCGGATCCGCCCCCCGCTGGACGACGCCGACGAACTGCTGCGCCAGGCGGACCCCGCCTTCCGCACCCGCCGCACCACACCCGCCTGA
- a CDS encoding GNAT family N-acetyltransferase, protein MTTTPPRTAALHEVPIGDPRVATDVGPLIRALRPALDEQAFAAFATEAQAQGLVFTAAYDEAGHCLGVAAHRVLATSRGRILFVDDLVTDPDRRSRGTGALLLAALKSRAREEGCVRVELDSGVTNQGAHRFYHRHGLTIGALHFAVEV, encoded by the coding sequence ATGACCACGACCCCGCCGCGCACCGCGGCACTCCACGAGGTGCCGATCGGCGATCCGCGCGTCGCCACCGACGTCGGCCCGCTCATCCGGGCCCTGCGACCCGCGCTCGACGAGCAGGCCTTCGCGGCCTTCGCGACCGAAGCCCAGGCACAGGGGCTGGTGTTCACCGCCGCCTACGACGAGGCCGGCCACTGCCTCGGCGTGGCGGCCCACCGTGTCCTCGCCACCAGCCGCGGTCGGATCCTGTTCGTCGACGACCTGGTCACCGATCCGGACCGGCGCTCGCGCGGGACCGGTGCGCTGCTGCTGGCCGCCCTGAAGTCCCGGGCCCGGGAGGAGGGATGCGTCCGCGTGGAACTGGACTCCGGGGTGACCAACCAGGGCGCCCACCGCTTCTACCACCGCCACGGCCTGACCATCGGCGCCCTGCACTTCGCCGTCGAGGTCTGA
- a CDS encoding NADPH:quinone reductase gives MRAAYIEELGPPDSIRHGELPPPVPGSGDVLVDVEVTAVNHVDTFVRSGAWRTPVPFPFVVGRDLVGTVVSAGPGAPGFAAGDRVWCNSLGHAGRQGAAAERVAVPADRLYHLPAGVDPVHAVALAHPAATAHLALFTHGRVRAGETVLVLGAAGNVGSAAVVMAAQAGARVVAVAAGRDAAYVRSLGARHFVDYREEDVPALIRAAAPDGVDLYVDTSGRNDLETAVELLASRGRVVVLAGLRTRPVLPAGALYLQDRSVLGFAISHARTHELADAAANINRLLADGLLKPHATEVLPLSEAGTAHRRLDEGKVRGKLVLRVS, from the coding sequence ATGCGTGCTGCCTACATAGAAGAACTCGGTCCCCCCGATTCCATCCGTCACGGCGAACTGCCGCCGCCCGTTCCCGGTTCGGGTGACGTGCTGGTCGACGTCGAGGTCACCGCCGTCAACCACGTGGACACCTTCGTGCGTTCGGGTGCCTGGCGAACCCCGGTGCCGTTCCCCTTCGTCGTGGGACGGGACCTCGTGGGAACGGTGGTCTCCGCCGGTCCCGGTGCGCCCGGCTTCGCGGCGGGTGACCGGGTGTGGTGCAACAGCCTCGGTCACGCGGGCCGGCAGGGCGCCGCCGCCGAACGGGTGGCCGTGCCGGCGGACCGGCTGTACCACCTGCCGGCGGGGGTGGACCCGGTGCACGCGGTGGCGCTGGCCCATCCGGCGGCGACGGCGCACCTCGCCCTGTTCACGCACGGTCGGGTCCGGGCCGGCGAGACGGTCCTCGTCCTCGGCGCCGCCGGGAACGTGGGGAGCGCGGCGGTGGTGATGGCCGCCCAGGCGGGCGCCCGGGTGGTGGCCGTGGCCGCCGGGCGCGACGCCGCGTACGTGCGCTCGCTGGGCGCCCGGCACTTCGTCGACTACCGCGAGGAGGACGTGCCGGCCCTGATCCGGGCGGCGGCCCCGGACGGCGTGGACCTGTACGTGGACACCTCGGGCCGCAACGACCTGGAGACGGCGGTGGAGTTGCTCGCCTCCCGAGGCCGGGTGGTCGTCCTCGCCGGACTGCGGACGCGTCCGGTGTTGCCGGCCGGCGCCCTGTACCTCCAGGACCGCTCGGTGCTCGGCTTCGCCATCTCCCACGCCCGTACGCACGAACTGGCGGACGCCGCCGCGAACATCAACCGGTTGCTGGCCGACGGGCTGCTGAAGCCGCACGCGACCGAGGTGCTGCCGCTGAGCGAGGCGGGCACGGCGCACCGTCGGCTCGACGAGGGAAAGGTCCGCGGAAAGCTCGTCCTGCGCGTTTCCTGA
- a CDS encoding SRPBCC family protein, with translation MTNIIETSPLFELRADISVNATPEEVYAVVSDLPRSAEWSPECMGGEWISGEPSAVGSIFRGENLRSEQVVAWAPLVRGTWYTEARVTAAEPGRTFRWMMLTHAQEDQESVWGFDVKADGSGSVLTHHFRMGKATAGIHKIVADLDEAGRRKFVDDWTAKLVQDLDATLSRIKDVIEKA, from the coding sequence ATGACGAACATCATCGAAACCTCACCGCTGTTTGAACTCCGCGCCGACATTTCGGTGAACGCCACGCCCGAGGAGGTGTACGCGGTGGTCAGCGACCTGCCGCGCAGTGCCGAATGGAGCCCGGAATGCATGGGCGGCGAATGGATCTCGGGAGAGCCCTCCGCGGTCGGTTCGATCTTCCGGGGCGAGAACCTGCGCAGCGAGCAGGTCGTCGCCTGGGCCCCGCTGGTCCGCGGCACCTGGTACACCGAGGCCCGGGTCACGGCGGCCGAGCCGGGCCGGACGTTCCGCTGGATGATGCTCACGCACGCCCAGGAGGACCAGGAGAGCGTCTGGGGCTTCGACGTGAAGGCCGACGGATCGGGTTCCGTGCTCACCCACCACTTCCGGATGGGAAAGGCGACCGCCGGAATCCACAAGATCGTCGCGGATCTGGACGAGGCGGGGCGCCGGAAGTTCGTCGACGACTGGACGGCGAAGTTGGTGCAGGATCTCGACGCCACTCTCTCCCGCATCAAGGACGTCATCGAAAAGGCCTGA
- a CDS encoding class I adenylate-forming enzyme family protein, with product MFLQRINNKGIRLGTLFDRAAARHPGNFVILDHDLDIAPELSRRATLTEVAELVAELASRLWSVQVRPGDHVVVHKGDGFDITLLACAIARIGAVPVLLSPKLDGATVAELLRRVGRPFLVTDQEKLEHSLPAEVMALSREVLLASGAYEGATAFAALAGAPRVPAVAMPADHPTLITHTSGTTGTPKLAVHTGTSFQARYRPQATVVSTAVRRSEPIAVHVSFVHSRMFTAMPIAVLQGHPLIVLRDDDPETVGDLFSQVPPGFIEAHPNTFLRWEVLAEDPRRPLANVKYFSSTFDAIHPRTVNRLLQASGRKNRRFAQAYGQSEVGPIAARTYSLKDGADFNGRCVGVPFPGMTGVRVVSRDGNPPDKDNPGWIEVRSDGRIISYLGEHQRWEKQVNDGWWRMGDVGYRTKWGCLHLLDREVDEIPGVKSTLEIEDKLFTRVPELVEVIIIPGPDGTAVPVVSTRDDKPLDLAAWQSAVVGLPPLAEPVQWRLEDLPQTATTKIKRLELARLLGAGESTSTAN from the coding sequence ATGTTCCTCCAGCGCATAAACAACAAGGGAATTCGGCTCGGCACGCTGTTCGATCGAGCGGCCGCCCGACACCCCGGCAATTTCGTGATCCTCGACCACGATCTCGACATCGCCCCCGAGCTGAGCCGCAGGGCCACCCTGACGGAGGTCGCCGAACTGGTGGCGGAGCTGGCCTCCCGGCTGTGGTCGGTCCAGGTCCGCCCGGGTGACCACGTGGTGGTGCACAAGGGGGACGGGTTCGACATCACCCTGCTGGCCTGCGCCATCGCCCGCATCGGGGCCGTCCCGGTGCTGCTGTCGCCGAAGTTGGACGGGGCGACCGTCGCCGAGCTGCTGCGGCGCGTGGGCCGGCCGTTCCTGGTCACCGACCAGGAGAAGCTGGAGCATTCGCTGCCCGCCGAGGTCATGGCCCTCTCCCGGGAGGTGCTGCTCGCCTCCGGGGCGTACGAGGGCGCGACCGCGTTCGCCGCGCTCGCCGGGGCACCGCGGGTGCCGGCGGTCGCCATGCCCGCCGACCATCCCACCCTGATCACGCACACCTCGGGCACGACCGGCACGCCGAAGCTCGCCGTGCACACCGGCACCAGCTTCCAGGCGCGCTACCGGCCGCAGGCCACCGTGGTGTCGACGGCCGTGCGGCGCAGCGAACCGATCGCCGTGCACGTCTCGTTCGTCCACTCGCGGATGTTCACCGCGATGCCCATCGCCGTGCTCCAGGGCCATCCGCTGATCGTGTTGCGCGACGACGACCCGGAGACGGTGGGAGACCTGTTCAGCCAGGTGCCGCCGGGGTTCATCGAGGCGCACCCCAACACCTTCCTGCGCTGGGAGGTGTTGGCCGAGGACCCGCGCCGGCCGCTGGCCAACGTGAAGTACTTCTCCAGCACCTTCGACGCGATCCACCCCCGGACGGTGAACCGGCTGCTCCAGGCCTCCGGGCGGAAGAACCGCCGGTTCGCGCAGGCCTACGGCCAGAGCGAGGTCGGTCCGATCGCGGCCCGCACGTACTCCCTCAAGGACGGCGCCGACTTCAACGGCCGGTGCGTGGGCGTGCCGTTCCCCGGGATGACGGGGGTACGGGTCGTCAGCCGCGACGGCAACCCGCCGGACAAGGACAACCCGGGCTGGATCGAGGTCCGCAGCGACGGCCGGATCATCAGCTACCTCGGCGAGCACCAGCGCTGGGAGAAACAGGTCAACGACGGCTGGTGGCGCATGGGCGACGTCGGCTACCGCACCAAGTGGGGCTGTCTGCACCTGCTGGACCGCGAGGTGGACGAGATCCCGGGCGTCAAGAGCACCCTGGAGATCGAGGACAAGCTGTTCACCCGCGTCCCCGAGCTCGTCGAGGTCATCATCATCCCCGGCCCCGACGGCACCGCCGTCCCCGTGGTCAGCACCCGGGACGACAAGCCGCTGGACCTGGCCGCCTGGCAGTCGGCCGTGGTCGGGCTGCCGCCGCTGGCGGAGCCCGTGCAGTGGCGGCTGGAGGACCTCCCGCAGACCGCGACCACGAAGATCAAGCGCCTGGAGCTGGCCCGGCTGCTCGGCGCCGGCGAGTCCACGAGCACCGCCAACTAG
- a CDS encoding FAD/NAD(P)-binding domain-containing protein — MKKSRVELAVIGAGPRGLSVLERLIAAERTAPSREGVVVHVVDPSAPGAGTVWRAAQSRHLLMNTVASQITVFTDHSVRIDGPIEPGPSLYEWAQGLALLGDRDSHDEATLAEARRMGPNTYPTRAFYGTYLGDCFRRVVESAPGHVTVHVHRTRAVAMADTHGVPGGPQGVRLENGVRLNALDAIVMAQGHVPARLTSREARTASLARIHHLTYLTPSNPADLDLSGIEAGQNVLLRGLGLNFFDHMALLTAGRGGVFEREGDKLVYRPSGQEPRLYAFSRRGIPYHARGENEKGAHGRYYPRLLTAEFIAALKEDARDGRPVSFSADLWPLIAREVESVYYATLLTQRGRDAEREPFVEQYLALEPDADPAPLLTAHGIEEADRWDWEGLSRPYGDRVFTGRADFTAWLLEYLARDVVAAKQGNVSGPVKAALDLLRDLRNEIRLAVDHGGLEGTSHRDDLEGWYTPLNAFLSIGPPASRIEEMGALIEAGVLTILGPGVQVRIDTTAQLYVAESSVVPGPAIRATALIEARLPEPDLRRTADPLLRHLLDTDQAATYRIDAAQGTTYETGGLAVTERPFHMLDARGRAHPRRFAYGVPTESVHWVTAAGIRPGVDSVTLGDSDAIARAVLDLPAVAHVPAGLGPVDAGTDLTGVIV; from the coding sequence ATGAAGAAGAGCCGAGTAGAGCTCGCCGTCATCGGCGCCGGACCGCGCGGCCTGTCCGTCCTGGAGCGGCTGATCGCCGCCGAGCGGACCGCGCCTTCGCGCGAGGGCGTCGTGGTGCACGTCGTGGACCCCTCCGCGCCCGGCGCCGGAACGGTGTGGCGCGCGGCCCAGTCCCGGCACCTGCTGATGAACACCGTCGCCTCGCAGATCACCGTCTTCACGGACCACAGCGTCCGCATCGACGGGCCCATCGAGCCGGGTCCGAGCCTCTACGAGTGGGCGCAGGGCCTGGCCCTGCTCGGGGACCGTGACAGCCACGACGAGGCCACGCTGGCCGAGGCCCGCCGGATGGGTCCGAACACGTACCCCACGCGCGCCTTCTACGGCACCTACCTGGGCGACTGCTTCCGCCGGGTCGTCGAGAGCGCGCCCGGCCACGTCACGGTGCACGTGCACCGGACGCGGGCGGTGGCCATGGCCGACACCCACGGGGTGCCGGGCGGACCGCAGGGCGTGCGGCTGGAGAACGGCGTCCGGCTGAACGCGCTCGACGCCATCGTGATGGCGCAGGGGCACGTGCCGGCCCGGCTCACCAGCCGGGAGGCCCGGACGGCCAGCCTGGCCCGGATCCACCACCTCACCTACCTCACGCCCTCGAACCCGGCGGACCTGGACCTCAGCGGCATCGAGGCCGGCCAGAACGTGCTGTTGCGCGGTCTGGGCCTGAACTTCTTCGACCACATGGCGCTGCTGACGGCGGGCCGCGGCGGGGTCTTCGAGCGGGAGGGCGACAAGCTCGTGTACCGCCCGTCCGGGCAGGAGCCCCGGCTGTACGCGTTCTCGCGGCGCGGCATCCCCTACCACGCGCGCGGCGAGAACGAGAAGGGCGCGCACGGGCGTTACTACCCGCGGCTGCTGACCGCCGAGTTCATCGCGGCGCTCAAGGAGGACGCGCGGGACGGCCGGCCGGTCAGCTTCAGCGCCGACCTGTGGCCGCTGATCGCCCGCGAGGTGGAGAGCGTCTACTACGCCACCCTGCTCACGCAGCGCGGCCGGGACGCCGAACGCGAGCCGTTCGTGGAGCAGTACCTGGCGCTGGAGCCGGACGCCGATCCCGCGCCACTGCTGACGGCGCACGGCATCGAGGAGGCCGACCGGTGGGACTGGGAGGGCCTCTCCCGTCCCTACGGCGACCGGGTGTTCACCGGCCGCGCCGATTTCACCGCCTGGCTGTTGGAGTACCTGGCCCGCGACGTGGTCGCGGCCAAGCAGGGGAACGTCAGCGGTCCCGTGAAGGCCGCCCTGGACCTGCTGCGCGACCTGCGCAACGAGATCCGGCTGGCGGTCGACCACGGCGGGCTGGAGGGCACCTCGCACCGCGACGACCTGGAGGGCTGGTACACGCCGCTCAACGCGTTCCTGTCCATCGGCCCGCCGGCCTCCCGCATCGAGGAGATGGGCGCCCTGATCGAGGCGGGGGTCCTGACCATCCTCGGCCCCGGGGTGCAGGTCCGCATCGACACGACCGCGCAGCTCTACGTGGCCGAGTCCTCGGTGGTTCCCGGTCCGGCGATCCGCGCGACCGCGCTGATCGAGGCCCGCCTGCCGGAGCCCGATCTGCGGCGCACGGCCGACCCGTTGCTGCGCCACCTCCTGGACACCGACCAGGCCGCCACCTACCGGATCGACGCCGCGCAGGGCACCACGTACGAGACGGGCGGGCTCGCGGTGACCGAGCGGCCGTTCCACATGCTCGACGCGCGGGGCCGCGCGCATCCGCGACGGTTCGCGTACGGGGTGCCCACCGAATCGGTGCACTGGGTGACCGCGGCGGGCATCCGTCCGGGCGTGGACTCGGTGACGCTCGGGGACTCCGACGCCATCGCCCGCGCGGTACTGGATCTGCCCGCGGTCGCGCACGTGCCGGCCGGGCTGGGCCCGGTGGACGCCGGCACCGACCTCACCGGAGTGATCGTCTGA
- the pcaB gene encoding 3-carboxy-cis,cis-muconate cycloisomerase: MPGGLRLVDPAAPPPAAEVEPAPATAPDAGLLSPVRAGTPVEAVTGDPAWLQAMLDAEAALARAQARLGTLPWQAADAITDAARAERLDLRELAVAARETANPVVGLVRALTAVVAADSPEAAEYVHRGSTSQDIFDTGAMLVAHRALTLVREDLTRTATALAALAGEHRDTLIAGRTMALHAVPTTFGLKAAGWLQLVREARERLARVQEEGLPVSLGGAAGTLAGYVEYAGLDGPEGSEDVLDPGVFHDRLVAAYAAETGLARPALPWHSLRTPLADLAAALAFTAGALGKIAVDVQGMARTEVGELAEPGGAGRGSSSAMPHKRNPVLSTLIRSAALQVPALAGALTACLVSEDERSAGAWHAEWLLLRECLRLVGGASHTAVELTEGLEVRSERMRANLDLTGSAVVSERIVAVLAPRLGKAAARTLLNEATATAGAEGRPLADVLAEAPELAGVLGPAALAGLCDPAGYTGAARALVERALVERAPKRP; this comes from the coding sequence ATGCCCGGCGGTCTGCGCCTGGTCGACCCGGCCGCGCCCCCTCCCGCGGCCGAGGTCGAGCCGGCTCCCGCGACGGCGCCCGACGCGGGCCTGCTCTCACCGGTCCGCGCCGGCACCCCCGTCGAGGCGGTGACCGGGGATCCCGCCTGGCTCCAGGCCATGTTGGACGCCGAGGCGGCACTGGCCCGGGCCCAGGCCCGGCTGGGCACCCTGCCCTGGCAGGCCGCCGACGCCATCACCGACGCGGCCCGGGCGGAGCGGCTGGACCTGCGCGAGCTGGCCGTCGCGGCCCGGGAGACGGCCAACCCGGTCGTGGGCCTGGTGCGGGCGCTGACCGCGGTGGTCGCGGCGGACTCCCCGGAGGCCGCCGAGTACGTCCACCGCGGCTCCACCAGCCAGGACATCTTCGACACCGGGGCGATGCTGGTGGCGCACCGCGCGCTGACGCTCGTGCGGGAGGACCTGACGCGTACCGCGACGGCCCTGGCCGCGCTGGCCGGGGAGCACCGGGACACGCTGATCGCCGGTCGGACGATGGCGCTGCACGCCGTGCCGACGACGTTCGGGTTGAAGGCGGCGGGCTGGCTCCAGCTGGTGCGCGAGGCCCGGGAGCGGCTCGCGCGGGTCCAGGAGGAGGGGCTGCCCGTCTCGCTGGGCGGCGCGGCGGGAACCCTGGCCGGGTACGTCGAGTACGCCGGCCTCGACGGCCCCGAGGGCTCCGAGGACGTGCTGGACCCGGGGGTCTTCCACGACCGGCTGGTCGCCGCGTACGCCGCCGAGACGGGCCTGGCCCGGCCGGCGTTGCCGTGGCACAGCCTGCGCACGCCGCTCGCCGACCTGGCGGCGGCGCTCGCCTTCACGGCGGGGGCGCTCGGGAAGATCGCCGTGGACGTGCAGGGCATGGCCCGGACCGAGGTCGGCGAACTCGCCGAACCGGGCGGCGCCGGGCGGGGAAGTTCCTCCGCGATGCCCCACAAGCGCAATCCGGTGCTGTCCACGCTGATCCGCAGCGCGGCCCTCCAGGTCCCGGCCCTGGCGGGCGCGTTGACGGCCTGTCTGGTGTCGGAGGACGAGCGGTCCGCGGGCGCCTGGCACGCCGAGTGGTTGCTGCTGCGGGAGTGCCTGCGGCTGGTGGGCGGCGCCTCGCACACGGCCGTGGAACTGACCGAGGGGCTGGAGGTCAGGTCGGAGCGGATGCGCGCCAACCTGGACCTCACCGGCAGCGCGGTGGTCTCGGAGCGGATCGTGGCCGTGCTCGCCCCACGGCTCGGGAAGGCCGCGGCCCGCACGCTGTTGAACGAGGCCACGGCGACGGCCGGCGCCGAGGGACGGCCCCTGGCGGACGTCCTCGCCGAGGCTCCCGAGCTGGCGGGCGTCCTGGGGCCGGCGGCGCTGGCGGGCCTGTGCGATCCGGCCGGGTACACGGGCGCGGCGCGCGCCCTGGTGGAACGCGCCCTGGTGGAACGCGCCCCCAAGCGGCCCTGA
- a CDS encoding NarK/NasA family nitrate transporter — MKTRPAAGRWIEGWNPEDEQYWERTGKRIARRNLALSVLSEHIGFSVWSMWSVLVLFMSPEIGLGFTPGEKFLLVVVPTLVGAVLRLPYSWAVTRFGGRNWTVFASAVLLVPALLAFVFVQRPGTPLWVFLVIGATAGVGGANFASSMTNITTFFPQNRQGWALGVNAGGGNLGVAVVQLLGLLVIATARDTHPSYVAAVYLPLIVLSALLAALKMDNVDAVRARPGALREAAASRHTWFISFLYIGTFGSFIGYGFAFGLVLQNEFGSTPLEAASYTFIGPLLGSVSRPLGGKLADRWGGARVTLWAFLALALGTAGLLLASRAGSFGAFVAAFTLVFVLSGLGNGSTYKLIPAAAAAEAEATITSGGEARQAFARARRISGAAIGIAGAVGALGGVAINLAFRASYQGPQGSGTTAFACFLGYYALCVLLTWAVYLRPGRRVAQGPAPSREPRPAHVR, encoded by the coding sequence ATGAAGACCAGGCCCGCCGCCGGGCGGTGGATCGAAGGCTGGAACCCGGAGGACGAGCAGTACTGGGAGCGCACCGGGAAGCGGATCGCGCGCCGCAACCTGGCACTGTCCGTGCTGTCCGAACACATCGGGTTCTCGGTGTGGAGCATGTGGTCGGTGCTCGTGCTGTTCATGTCGCCGGAGATCGGCCTCGGGTTCACCCCCGGTGAGAAGTTCCTGCTCGTCGTGGTGCCGACCCTGGTGGGCGCCGTGTTGCGGCTGCCGTACAGCTGGGCGGTGACCCGGTTCGGCGGTCGCAACTGGACGGTGTTCGCCTCGGCCGTGCTGCTGGTGCCGGCGCTGCTCGCGTTCGTCTTCGTGCAGCGCCCGGGGACCCCGCTGTGGGTGTTCCTGGTCATCGGCGCCACGGCCGGGGTGGGCGGCGCCAACTTCGCCTCCTCGATGACCAACATCACCACCTTCTTCCCGCAGAACCGCCAGGGCTGGGCCCTGGGGGTGAACGCCGGCGGCGGCAACCTCGGCGTGGCCGTGGTGCAGTTGCTGGGCCTGCTGGTGATCGCCACGGCCAGGGACACCCACCCGTCGTACGTGGCCGCCGTCTATCTCCCGCTGATCGTGCTCTCCGCGCTGCTCGCGGCCCTGAAGATGGACAACGTCGACGCCGTCCGGGCCCGGCCCGGGGCGCTGCGCGAGGCCGCCGCGAGCCGCCACACCTGGTTCATCTCCTTCCTGTACATCGGCACGTTCGGTTCCTTCATCGGCTACGGGTTCGCCTTCGGGCTGGTGTTGCAGAACGAGTTCGGCTCGACGCCGCTCGAAGCGGCCTCGTACACGTTCATCGGCCCGCTGCTCGGCTCGGTGTCACGGCCGCTCGGCGGGAAGCTCGCCGACCGCTGGGGCGGGGCGCGCGTCACCCTGTGGGCGTTCCTGGCGCTGGCCCTGGGAACGGCGGGGCTGCTGCTGGCCTCGCGGGCCGGGTCCTTCGGGGCGTTCGTCGCGGCCTTCACCCTGGTCTTCGTGCTCAGCGGGCTCGGCAACGGCTCCACGTACAAGCTGATCCCGGCCGCGGCCGCCGCCGAGGCGGAGGCCACCATCACCTCGGGCGGCGAGGCCCGGCAGGCCTTCGCCCGGGCCCGTCGGATCTCGGGCGCCGCCATCGGCATCGCGGGCGCGGTCGGCGCGCTCGGCGGGGTCGCGATCAACCTGGCGTTCCGCGCCTCCTACCAGGGGCCACAGGGCAGCGGCACCACGGCGTTCGCCTGCTTCCTCGGCTACTACGCGCTCTGCGTGCTGCTCACCTGGGCGGTGTACCTGCGTCCCGGGCGGCGGGTCGCCCAGGGACCCGCCCCATCGCGCGAGCCGAGGCCGGCCCATGTCCGCTGA